The sequence aaaaaattgaagaaggaaactaaaaaaaaaaagaaacaaaagacacaaaGTTTTCTTTCATGAAAAACACAAATTTGTTTAATGTAagcacataaattttttttactctAAATGtggaattttttttatcaaaatacataaatattttacactaaatacaaaaaatatttttttgaaggtagacaaacatatttttttacaaacatattgaaaaaaactaaaaatagcaACATGATTCTACATGGTATGAGTGGTTTTGTTAGAATACAGCCTGTTTGGTTGATGTCCATTTCCATCAGAGATATGGACACGGTGACACATGTATATTGTTTGTTTAATGAGACACAAAATTATCATAGACACTGTGACACACAAATGGacataaaatacatattttttgtgTCTCACCTTTAACCTGTGACACAGATTTGAGACTAAGACACAgttttttattttcacttttatccctgttatctttttttattttcatttatacccttctctttttaatcttaatccacttctttttcttttctttctcacatTCTTCCTCATTGACTCCTTTCTTCCTCCATGCCTCCCACCCCAACCACCGCCTCACCTTCTCTGTCTCTCTTTATCGCCTCCATTCCTTTGTCTTTTCTTGTCgtctcttctcctcctcctcctcctctccacTGCCTCAactcttctctccctctctgGCTCCCTCATCTTTGAGCCTCCTTCTGCTTAGATTTGTCGCCGTTTCTGTCGTGCCTCCCTCTCCGACTCTTTCAATTTCGCCTCCGCTTCTCTTCTACAATACCTCCGCCTCTCTTTCTCGTTGTCAGATCCATTTAGTTTTctgtttttttaattcatatattatttatttattttttatttaaatattgattgaaaattgtgtttatatattaaattagattagatctgaattttttatttattctgtGTTTGTTATTATTAATAGTTATAATTTGTATTGAAATGGTGGTAGAAAGGTAGTTATGGTGGTTTTAATGGTGGTAATTTGAACTGAAATAATGATAAAAAAGTGGTGTTGATAGTTTGTGGCaggaataatattattattttattagaataataaattatatatactGTTATGTCTTTGAGTATTAAATAAGTTCTCAAATTTCATGTATCATTTTGTGTATTTGTGTCTGTGTCTTATTTATCTCTATCCACTAACCAAACGAAGCCATAATTTTGGTTTAATGAGTTATTACTTATTAGGTCAACTTCGTTTAATTTATTTACTAAAATTCTATGAAGCATACAAACATAGATACCGGATATGACATTATTGGAAACATGCTGACATATTACCTTTAGTTTTTTTGTAAGACACGAGACAAGACACACATgatattctttttaaaaaaacttGCACTAGTNNNNNNNNNNNNNNNNNNNNNNNNNNNNNNNNNNNNNNNNNNNNNNNNNNNNNNNNNNNNNNNNNNNNNNNNNNNNNNNNNNNNNNNNNNNNNNNNNNNNNNNNNNNNNNNNNNNNNNNNNNNNNNNNNNNNNNNNNNNNNNNNNNNNNNNNNNNNNNNNNNNNNNNNNNNNNNNNNNNNNNNNNNNNNNNNNNNNNNNNNNNNNNNNNNNNNNNNNNNNNNNNNNNNNNNNNNNNNNNNNNNNNNNNNNNNNNNNNNNNNNNNNNNNNNNNNNNNNNNNNNNNNNNNNNNNNNNNNNNNNNNNNNNNNNNNNNNNNNNNNNNNNNNNNNNNNNNNNNNNNNNNNNNNNNNNNNNNNNNNNNNNNNNNNNNNNNNNNNNNNNNNNNNNNNNNNNNNNNNNNNNNNNNNNNNNNNNNNNNNNNNNNNNNNNNNNNNNNNNNNNNNNNNNNNNNNNNNNNNNNNNNNNNNNNNNNNNNNNNNNNNNNNNNNNNNNNNNNNNNNNNNNNNNNNATACTACCTATAAActcattttaagaatatatattaaaaataataatgttaAATACAATAAAACGTGATAATATTTGAGTGTTTTTAAACGTAttcagaaaaaaattatttttttattaacacaTACAATTAGACACAAAAAATACACATGTTTAATAAGTATTGTATTCAAAATGCGTCTGACACACACTGAAATGATAACTCAACAAAATATCCGTGTGACTCGGTTATCAACAATTAATACTATTTGtgtgactcaagattacctagaTCATAGTTATTAAAGCTGAACCatgtataattaaataattattatttttagaacTGGTTAAACTAGTTCAACTATTGGATCACTGATTAAACAAATTGACTcgacataattaaataattatatgcCGATtcaatattagagatataaccattagtgttaccttttcccatcagtttaaacttttgggatgagtggtatcaagACACGGTTAGAGCTCTAGATCTGACTGTTTATTATTCCTAGTATTTGGATGATTATTGTGAATAATATAAggatattcattttttaattcatattgaGTAAAATAAATAGCCCATTATACAcattttacaaatattttattgGCTCACTAGCACGACTCTAATAATAAAGATTAAAGAGCTACATAACCGAAGTGAAAAGCAAGCACGCTTGGAGTTGCAAGGCTTTGCTCTTTGGACAAGGCTTTGAAAATATTANttaattcataataaatagcccattatacacattttacaaatattttattgGCTCACTAGCACGACTCTAATAATAAAGATTAAAGAGCTACATAACCGAAGTGAAAAGCAAGCACGCTTGGAGTTGCAAGGCTTTGCTCTCTTTGCTCTTNNNNNNNNNNNNNNNNNNNNNNNNNNNNNNNNNNNNNNNNNNNNNNNNNNNNNNNNNNNNNNNNNNNNNNNNNNNNNNNNNNNNNNNNNNNNNNNNNNNNNNNNNNNNNNNNNNNNNNNNNNNNNNNNNNNNNNNNNNNNNNNNNNNNNNNNNNNNNNNNNNNNNNNNNNNNNNNNNNNNNNNNNNNNNNNNNNNNNNNNNNNNNNNNNNNNNNNNNNNNNNNNNNNNNNNNNNNNNNNNNNNNNNNNNNNNNNNNNNNNNNNNNNNNNNNNNNNNNNNNNNNNNNNNNNNNNNNNNNNNNNNNNNNNNNNNNNNNNNNNNNNNNNNNNNNNNNNNNNNNNNNNNNNNNNNNNNNNNNNNNNNNNNNNNNNNNNNNNNNNNNNNNNNNNNNNNNNNNNNNNNNNNNNNNNNNNNNNNNNNNNNNNNNNNNNNNNNNNNNNNNNNNNNNNNNNNNNNNNNNNNNNNNNNNNNNNNNNNNNNNNNNNNNNNNNNNNNNNNNNNNNNNNNNNNNNNNNNNNNNNNNNNNNNNNNNNNNNNNNNNNNNNNNNNNNNNNNNNNNNNNNNNNNNNNNNNNNNNNNNNNNNNNNNNNNNNNNNNNNNNNNNNNNNNNNNNNNNNNNNNNNNNNNNNNNNNNNNNNNNNNNNNNNNNNNNNNNNNNNNNNNNNNNNNNNNNNNNNNNNNNNNNNNNNNNNNNNNNNNNNNNNNNNNNNNNNNNNNNNNNNNNNNNNNNNNNNNNNNAattgattaattataattaattatatcaattaattaatttagttaattatattaattatttgatttgattggagtaaatatcaaattatttaataaataataaatatgataacaaaatatatgaattaatttaattagtttatttttctcaatactATCTATTTATACAATATCAAATATTTTATACTCATTtgctctcttttttctctctgtctccctccctccctcCTTCCATTCCTCTGTCTCTCATGTTTAGGATACAATTTTTGTATTTAtctaatttttgtttcttttatttttatttatatattttattttttatatttttgtattttaattgcttattattagGTGTATACTTTTTTTACTTTTAGCTTATGATTAACAAAAAAGATGTGCCATCTTTACGTTGTTTTTAAATAATcttactataattttgttttgtaatATTCTATTATGTCATGTGTACTTCAATTCATATATATATgtctttttttttgtgatttacgATTAATATATACATTGTTCATGTATGTGGTTTAtatgttaatatttttattgatttttttattattattttttgtgtgTGTCTCTTTgttgttctttattttaattatattcattAACTTCTCTGTATTAATGctctttttatttgaaatatcgTAATAACTTAGAGTGTATGTTGTGACCCATGTGATATTCGTTAATTTGGTGTATCTTTTTAGATGGTTTATGTTATAATGTGTTTAAAGAGTTGACTTAAAATTATcatgatatataaatttataatatgatttatagTATGCTAAAATATTAGGACATTAttatatagattttttttttaatttgtccaTTAGATTCAACTATAGGGTTAACTACCAAAAAGCCCCCAaattattcaaacgctgacaaaaaTGCACCCGAATTTTACTGTCGACAAAAATacctttaaataattaaaaatgcaacaaaaatacACACCAGTAagtatatattttcaaaaattaccttagaaattaaattttgattcaaTTTTTTGTAAGTTGATGCCACTTTTTGTAAgtatgattaaaaaaatgagatattattattcttaaaatttattaattttttgccattgtaaaatttaatttaggctataattataataaatattggcCAGGAATATTAAGAGTGATTGAATATAAACAATAATACTATTTTTCGAAAGTAAAATTATCATACAaatgttttttattatttattagttttcgctttaattttttctctctctctctgataaaattttagaaatataagaaaacaaaatatatttaaaattattactcgaaatctgaattttataaatatattagttTCGTACTTGCTTTACTTCATTCTCTTAATACATAGGGTAAAAAATCATTATAAGCCAATGCCATCTAGAACTGACGTATATAAGCCAAACTGAAAATTGTTTCAGTAATGCGCCAGAtgttatatttatataattcgaaccagtttGGTTCGAACTGCATATGATAGTAATTCGAACATGGGCAGTTCGAATTACCAGTTGATTGTTCTTCATAaatcgaaccaggttggttcgaactAAGAATGCACCTAATTCGAACAAGGttagttcgaattacacacagcaCGCGTTTCCAAGTAATTTAAATTTgactattaaaaaattaataatttattaaaaaaattttattaaaaaatttattaaaaaattaataattaaaaattaaaaaaatatattttatttcatacattaaaacttaaaagatatattttattctaatacaaaatatttcataacatcttttaagccattttaaaaaaaatggcttaaaagatgttatgaaatatattttattctcacaaaatatattttttaattgttttatatagaataaaatagtttctttcatttctaaattattattgactatgtagagtattttatttaaaatttgagtacatgcatgtatttatagtactcctaacattacaaatttttatagtactcctaacatttttaagccattctttttaaattattttgcataggataaaatattttttgtagtataatttaaataaatttattaaaaaatttattaaaaaatattcacgagctattaaaaatggacaaaagagtaTTGTCTGGAATTCAAATTGATAGATcacaaatattttaaagaagtctcgtaattaaatattttgttagttttttttaatgtatgaaataaaatatatatattttttaattttttaattattaatttttttaataaattttttaataaattttttttaataaattattaattttttaatagtcAAATTTAAATTACTTAGAAACGCGtgctgtgtgtaattcgaactaaTCTTGTTCGAATTAGGTGCATTCTTagttcgaaccaacctggttcgattTATGAAGAACAATCAACTGGTAATTCGAACTGCCCAGGTTCAAATTACTATTATATGCAGTTCGAACCatactggttcgaattatataaatatagcATCTGGCACATTACTGAAACGATTTTCAGTTTGGCTTATATACGTCAATTCTAGATGACATTGGCTTATAATGGTTTTTTACCCTAATACATATCTTGATTTATTGCCATAAACCATAGCTACTGCATCTAGGAAATCAGACTTAAATTTCTATACATGGAACACTTGCATTTGCATCGGCtatttgtgtgtttttttaatattttaatgatTTTAATATCCATATTAATCACAACACTAATTTTCAAGGCATATGTTTACCAGTGAAGTATTTTTTAAACTAAAAGTAAAAAggattatttagtatttattaacaATGCATTTCAAATTTCTTTGAccatttatttaataaatttttaattaatgatgttatttgtaacaccctatcacacagGATCTTACGCTTAAGTTATAAAGTAGAGATGGCGAGGTATTACgatctctaaaaataaaatacgtAGATAAATATAGTTAAAAGAATTCATATTTAAGAGCCTTGAAGATGAAGCTAAACAAAAGTGAAAACAGAAAATCGTGTCACACTCGCAAGGTTAAATGTAAAACGGATTGGTGAGATAAAAAAAAAGCTGATAACATATACACATATCAGAGTTCCAAAACACAGatatcaagctccagactcgacctgtGAAGCTAAGGCCGGTTAGAGTATATAattatgtacatatatatatatacaatccaaaataaaactcaaactacaaaataaacacctgtatctccaagtcaacctctaggagggacaaaacatAAAATATACATGCGGAGATtctataaacatatatacatagcctAAAACAAAATATGATAGCTCAGAAGATAGTTCTTCGCTTGTAAGGGGGTCTCTAGATGCtcaacgaggtgcctctcgatctgcatctgaaaaataacagaatatatatggaatgagaaccggaggttctcagcatggtaaatgtgcctgcatagttaatataaaaggtcccggGAAAGCCAGAGACATTCCTAAAATTCCGACACTCAGAATCGAACTTAAGGGAAATaaactaaaccagaaattaggtAAGTTATCTAAAGTATTCAAGTTCTGAATCTAATTTTAACCTAATACTTCACATTCTGTCTCTTCTAACCCTCCGAATCACCGGTGAAACAACCATCATCATTCCTCCGCTAGACAAGATGCCTCTTAGTTGCACAAACAAACAATACAGGCAAGAAAAATACAAATAGAATgcagttacagcaaataaaaCATATAGCAAGTAGACATAGTAATTCGAATAGACAAACCCAAGTAATGCAAactcaaacaaagcaaacaaatgcatatgatgtatacaTATCCTATggatgatgagtctcatctgtcggttatatagccaaacccaACATGTCCTGGTAGTTAATCCTGaacagaacaccaaacacggagcaagtgggacaacaccgcaacccttgcatcttacccgcgtaCCTGGAGCAAGGAACAACTTCACCCTTGCCTCTTACCCAGGTGGTGTTACAGTTCTCAACTCAGAGCAAGTGGCGACAAaactcaacccttgcatcttacccggagtCTCGAACTCTTCTCCGGAGCACGTGGACAACACCATGGCATGTTACCCGGCTTATTGACTcttacctggagcaagtggataataccactgcatcttacccagagtcatattaaaaaaattcattctcattatcattgcAATTCATTCATATTCATTTAATTTCATAATCAATCTCAGTTctcatcattcttcttcctcataATCAATCTCATCATCAAACACACCTCATCTCAGCTAGATTTTATTACTATTATCATTATCTTCATTATTTGCTTCTTATTCAACAATTCATATTCAAAacacaattcattcttttctaaataaagcaAACTCAAACGTAAgtcttttcttaataactcaaaatcaaattataaaatccttaaacccaaatctttctaaataaccactTCAAACAAAACCTTCAATTTTCATAAAAACTTCGAcagtacttcctctaaaacttggatTTCTGCCACTTTCAAGGGTCCCAACtaccaaaccaaacacctctcaattatttaaatcatttccagtatcaaattatttcaaaatcaaactaattttcaatattaaatcttttctaaaaacCAACCAACTCCAATAACAAAACCGTTCACAAAATCGAATCACACATCATAAATCATTtacacaatccatcaataattcattcagttTATTCCTATCTTAaagtcttctagcctaagttttcacgtgacattaaacgttaactacgagaaaccaaaaccataccttagctgATTCCTCCCTAAGCTCGAAACTTCTCAAAAACCTCtcttttcacaagctccaagcttcCAAACGTTAATTTCTCAAACTTAATCACCCAGATTTCTTTTCAAACTACCCAATTGAACTCCGAATAAACAAGAACATAATCTAATTCACACAATGTCTCTATAATCATCATAGAGTTCACTAATTCGATATTTCACAAGGGTTCAACAGTTCCTTACCTTACCCACAAATCAATTGGACAAAACCCATTGATTATCCGctgctagagttcacctaaaccatcaaaatcattcaattctTTGATACCCAAAccctaaaatcataaaatttaggACAGAGAGAACTGGGGGATAAATGCTAATTTCTTACCACTTTATTcggatagaattgaagagaattTTGAGATGAACACGTGGTCATTGATGGTTCGTCAATCGgaactccggattgaaagttacggGCGACGGAAGTTGACAGTGATTCACGCTTCCGTTTTCCCAAATCACGCTCTCTCTCTTTTCCTCTCTATGAAACCGAATGGCTGAGAAGAATGGGAGAAAAAGGGTTTTTATATAAGTGGGCTTTGGGTTCTTGGGCCCGGTTCGGGCCAGTTCAATCAGTTCGTCCCGTTGGCCCAatattgggccaaattctttaaaattagtgtcaaaactcatattttaattatctctacttcattaaactataaaatttaatttttcaattttgttgattaataattaatttattgttaaCTATTTACTAATTAcctggggtttacatcctaccccctaacaaaaattttcgccctcgaaaatttcaTCCACCACACGAGTACATCAGCGTAATCCTCCTTTTTAACTCAATGTACAGTAGTCCTCAGGTCATCCCCATCTGCACGCTTCCGCTACCGCACTCTGATTAATTTATCTTTAGAAATTTGGATATTCACTCCATACCGACTAAAATCTACTTAAGCTTTAGAATGCTCTAACGGCAATATCCCACGCGACACTCTTAAGTTTGGTGCTAAGTTCGGCATTTCCAATCCTAAGTTGTTACTTTCTCCTTAGGTATGAATAAATGTAATGTTTCAATGTCCTATTGCGTAATTAAAATTCAGTTTTCGGGTTCACGATTACCTCCACCTCGTCGCGACCGACTAGCATCTTAAATTTCTCTTTGTGGACAGTTCCAGGACATATGCCCCGGAAGACCGCACCTATAGCATAAGCCCGAACCAAAACGATACGGCCTATTTGGGTGATAGCTTCCACATTTCTGACAAGTCGAATCATCCGAAGCAGTCACTGTCTGTTTGTCTTTACCATTTCCTTGGTGGTCACCATTCATCCCGAAGTTATTTCGTCCTTGGGGAAGTTGTTGTGCATATCCTTTTCGCTTAAACTCTTGGCCCCTTGGTGCGAATCCCTGACCGTGCTCCCTTCAGTGGAGTTCTCGGCGATCATTCTCTGCCATTGAAGCCTTCTTCACACATTCTTCAGTGATCCGGCTCTTGTTCACAAGTTCTGAAAAAATCCTAATCTCCATCAGCTCAACGGAGCTCAGAATGTCACTCCAAAGTCCTCCCTCGTACTTTATACATTTCTATTCTGCAAATTCTTCTGGAGCACCTTAGTAAATTCAGGAAAACTGGCACGGTTCTTCAAATTTATTTGTCTACTCCGCAACAGACATGTGACCTTGTTTTAACTGCAGCAGCTCAAGCTCCTTTGCCGTCCTTACTGAGTTTGGGAAATACTTCTTATAAAACTCGGATTGGAATACATCCCAAAGGATTGCAATATTATCTCGCTGCAGAAGGCGTCGGGTCTcctgccaccaatactgagctTCACCCATCAGCTGATAAGTAGCAAACTCAACACACTGGTCTTCAGGCACTTGATGCGCTTGTAAGGCTTGTTCCATCGCCTGAAACCAATTATCAACTTCTGTTGGATTTGTGGTCCCTTTAAAAGTTGGTGGGTTTACTTTTAGAAAGGTAGCTAACATCATCGGCCCATTTCTGCCATTACCCCCGTTTCTGTTATTAACTTGCTGACCAAGGGCCTCAGCTGTTGCCTACATAGCAGCCCCGATGTTTTCCAAAGCATTCGTAAAGTTCACGGGTTATTCATAGTGATTTCAGGTTCCGCATTAATATTTCGGCCTTTACCTCGATCGCATCCACATCCACGAGTCATCATTTGGTTCCTGTTctcaccaaacaagtgatattaaggtgatcagtctcaatatctcaagtctaaTGCTTCAAAGAaccaaatgcatgctcataaacaagtatgccacatatatcaattAGATATCTTAATTAGCATATACACACACccagagtatgcccagaagcatagtcagccgtccctcaggctctacaggaacgaactgctctgataccataatgtaataccctaccacacagGGCCTTACGCTTAAGTTGTAAagtagaggtggcgaggtattacgacctctaaaagtaaaatacgtACATAAATATAGCTGAAAGAATTCAaatctaggagccttgaagaagaaGCTAAACAAAAGTGAAAACAGAAAATCGTGTCACACTCGCAAGTTTAAATGTAAAACGGATTGGTGAGATCAAAAGAAAGCTGATAACATATACACATATCAGAGTTCGAAAACACAGatatcaagctccagactcgacctgtGAAGCTAAGGCCGGTTAGAGTATATAattatgtacatatatatatatacaatccaaaataaaactcaaactacaaaataaacacctgtatctccaagtcaacctctaggagggacaaaacatAAAATATACATGCGGAGATtctataaacatatatacatagcctAAAACAAAATATGATAGCTCAGAAGATAGTTCTTTGCTTGTAAGGAGGGTCTCTAGATGCtcaacgaggtgcctctcgacctgcatctgaaaaataatagaatatatatggaatgagaaccggaggttctcagcatggtaaatgtgcctgcatagttaatataaaaggtcccggGAAAGCCAGAGACATTCCTAGAATTCCGACACTCAGAATCGAACTTAAGGGAAATaaactaaaccagaaattaggtAAGTTATCTAAAGTATTCAAGTTCTGAATCTAATTTTAACCTAATACTTCACATTCTGTCTCTTCTAACCCTCCGAATCACCGGTGAAACAACCATCGTCACTCCTCCGCTAGACAAGATGCCTCTTAGTTGCACAGACAAACAATACAGgcaagaaaaacacaaatataatgcagttacagcaaataaaaCATATAGCAAGTAGACATAGTAATTCGAATAGACAAACCCAAGTAATGCAAactcaaacaaagcaaacaaatgcatatgatgtatatctatcctatggctgatgagtctcatctgtcggttatatagccaaacccgacatgtcctagtAGTTAATcctggacagaacaccaaacacggagcaagtgggacaacgccgcaacccttgc is a genomic window of Arachis ipaensis cultivar K30076 chromosome B06, Araip1.1, whole genome shotgun sequence containing:
- the LOC107647355 gene encoding uncharacterized protein LOC107647355 codes for the protein MVVSPVIRRATAEALGQQVNNRNGGNGRNGPMMLATFLKVNPPTFKGTTNPTEVDNWFQAMEQALQAHQVPEDQCVEFATYQLMGEAQYWWQETRRLLQRDNIAILWDVFQSEFYKKYFPNSVRTAKELELLQLKQGHMSVAE